From the genome of Candidatus Competibacteraceae bacterium:
TCGGCACTCACAAGCTGTTGCAGGGCAGCGTAAAATTCAAACAGTTGGGGCTGGTCGTCATCGACGAGGAGCACCGCTTCGGAGTGCGGCAGAAGGAGCGGCTGAAGGCGCTGCGGGCCGAGGTGGACGTGCTGACCCTGACCGCCACGCCGATTCCCCGCACTCTGAACATGGCGATGGCCGGCTTGCGCGAATTGTCGATCATCGCCACCCCGCCGGCCGGGCGGCTGGCGGTCAAGACCTTCGTCGGCGAGTGGAACAAGGCGACCATCCAGGAAGCCTGCCAGCGCGAACTGAAGCGCGGCGGGCAGATTTATTTCCTGCACAACGAGGTGGAGACCATCCAGCGCATGGCCGCGCAGGTGGCGGAACTGGCGCCGACCGCCCGCATCGCGGTCGCCCACGGTCAGATGCGCGAACGGGAACTGGAACAGGTGATGCTGGATTTCTATCATCGCCGCTGCAACCTGCTGATCTGCACCACCATCATCGAATCGGGCATCGACGTGCCCAGCGCCAACACCATCGTCATCAATCGCGCCGACAAGCTGGGTTTGGCGCAGTTGCACCAGTTGCGCGGGCGGGTGGGGCGTTCGCACCATCGCGCCTACGCTTACCTCATCGTTCCGCCCCGGAAGGCGATGACCACGGACGCGGTCAAACGGATCGAAGCGATCGAGTCGCTGGAGGATCTGGGCGCGGGCTTTCTGCTGGCCAGTCACGACCTGGAAATTCGCGGCGCCGGCGAACTGCTGGGCGAGGCGCAAAGCGGCCAGATTCACGAGGTCGGTTTCACCCTGTACATGGACCTGCTGGAGCGGGCGATACAGGCGCTCAAGGCCGGACGGGCGCCGGATCTGGATCGGCCGCTGGATCACGGTCCCGAGATCGATCTGCAAAGCCCGGCGCTGATCCCGGACGACTATCTGCCCGATGTCCACAGCCGCCTGATTCTGTACAAGCGCATCGCCAGCGCCCGCGACGGGGAGGAATTGCGCGAGTTGCAGGTCGAGATGATCGACCGCTTCGGGCTGCTGCCGGCACCGGTCAAAACCCTGTTTCGGGTGACCGGGCTGAAGCTGCGGGCCACCCCGGTGGGGGTGAAGAAAATCGAGGCGGGACCGAAAGGCGGGCGGATCGTGTTTGGGCCGGAGCCGAAGGTGGACTCGGCCAAACTGGTGCGGCTGATTCAATCGCAGTCCCAGGTTTACAAGCTGGATGGCAAGGACAGGCTACGCTTCATTAAGGACTTGCCCGACGCGGAGGCGCGAGCAACGACGGTGGAGCGGTTGTTGGAAGAGATCGGCACGGGATAAGCCTCGCCAAGCCAGCGATTCCAAGCGGCTGCTTCCACCTCGCTCGCCCCCGAACGATTATTGTCGAATCCCCAAGGGAGTCACCGTGACCGACTACCTCGATATTTCGCTAACGATTTCCCCGGACTTGCCGCATTGGCCCGGCAGCCCGGCGATTGAATTGAGCCGCCGCCGCGACATGGATCGGGGCGATCCGGTCAACGACAGTACCCTGGTCTGTGGCGTTCATACCGGCACCCATGTCGATGCGCCCCTGCATTTTCTGGCCGACGGCGCGGATGTCACCCATCTGTCGCTGGAGGCGCTGATCGGTCCGGCGGTCGTGGCCGAACTGCCCGACGTGGAGGTTATCGCCGCTCGCGACCTGGAAGCCCTGAAGCTGCCCGCCGATACTCGACGCCTGCTGCTGCGCACCCGCAATTCCGCGATCTGGCAACGGGGAGACCGTGAGTTTCGCACCGACTTCGTAGCCCTGACCGTCGATGCCGCCCAGTGGGTGGTGGCGCGAGGTATCCGCTTGATCGGGGTCGATTACCTGTCGGTACAGATTTTCGGCGGCGATCCGAAAACCCACATCGCCCTGCTGCAAGCCGGGGTCGTGATCGTCGAAGGTTTGAACCTGGCGCAGGTCGCGCCGGGAAACCATGAGTTGATTTGCCTGCCGCTCAAGCTGGCCGGCGCCGAAGGCGCACCCGCGCGGGCGGTGCTCAGGAAATTGCCGGGATGAACGCCGATAGCGCCTGTCCCTGCGGTTCGGGCAAAACCTACGTTGCCTGCTGCGGCCCGTACCTCGATCACGGACAACGACCGGCCACGGCCGAGACGCTGATGCGCTCCCGTTATTCGGGCTACGTCCTCGCGCGGGAAGGTTATCTGCGTCGTAGCTGGCACGAATCCACCCGACCCGAAACGCTCGACCTGAGCGGCAAGGCGGGGACCGTCAATTGGCTGGGTTTGAAGATCGTCCGCGTGGAAGCCGGCGGTTCCGACGACACGCGGGGCGTGGTCGAGTTCGTGGCGCGTTACAAGGTCGGCGGCAAGGCGCATCGGCTGCACGAGACCAGCCGGTTCGTGCGGGAAGAGGGGCAGTGGTTTTACCTGGATGGGACACCACACGCTAGAGAATGCTCCAACCTTCGTCGCGGTTAACCCAGGATCGCTACTCGGCACCAAATCGGCCGCTCGGGTATCCTGAGAAGCAAAAAAAGAATGCGATTTCAGCCAGCACTCTTGAAAAATGACAAAATAATGCGATTTTCGCCGCAAAAATAAGACAATCCGGCCGTTTCATCAAAAAAAACCACAGCCGCCACGGCACGGACGAGCTCACGCGGTCAAAGCGCCGTATTGCGATGCTGTTCAGATCGATGCGGCGATCAAGCGCGCCGAGAAGACGGCAACGCACCTGCCTTAGGGTAAAATCGCGCCACACCTCAACCTGGATCAGCCATTCGCCCCCGATGACCACCTTTCTCGACCAACTCAAGCGCCGGCGTACCTTCGCCATCATCTCCCACCCCGACGCCGGCAAGACCACACTCACCGAAAAATTGCTGCTGTTCGGTGGCGCCATCCAGATGGCCGGTACGATCAAGGGCCGCAAAGCCACCCGTCACGCCACCAGCGACTGGATGGCGCTGGAGCAACAACGCGGCATCTCGGTGACTTCCTCGGTGATGCAGTTCCCCTACCGCGACCGCATCGTCAACCTGCTCGACACCCCCGGCCACGAAGATTTCTCCGAAGACACCTACCGCACCCTGACCGCCGTGGACTCGGCGCTGATGGTGATCGACTGCGCCCGGGGCGTCGAGGAGCGCACCATCAAGCTGATGGAAGTCTGCCGCCTGCGCGATACCCCAATCTTCACCTTCATCAACAAGCTGGATCGGGACGGCCGCGAACCCATCGAACTGCTGGACGAAGTCGAGGATATCCTCAAGATCCGCTGTGCGCCGATCACCTGGCCCATCGGCATGGGCCGGGAACTCAAGGGCGTCTATCACCTTGAGCAGGATTTCATCCACTTCTACGACCCCTCGCGCGACGGCCGCATCAACACCGGCCACATCATCCAGGGTCTCGACACCCCGGCGGTGGATCAGGAATTGGGCGCGGACCGGGCCAATGCCCTGCGCGAGGAAATCGAACTGGTGCGCGGCGCCAGTCACGCCTTCGAGTTTGACGACTACCGCGCCGGTCGATTGACTCCGGTGTTCTTCGGCTCGGCGCTGACCAATTTCGGCGTCCAGGAAATGCTGGACGGCTTCGTTGAAAACGCCCCATCGCCACGCCCTTCTGTTGCCGCCACCCGCGAAATCGCGCCCGAAGAAGAGGCATTCACCGGTTTCGTGTTCAAGATTCAGGCGAACATGGACCCGCAACATCGCGACCGCATCGCCTTCCTGCGGGTCTGCTCCGGCGCCTACCAGCCCGGTATGAAGCTTCGCCATGTCCGGCTGGGCCGCGAGGTCAAGATCGCCGATGCCCTCACCTTCATGGCCGCCGAACGTGAGCACGCCGAGGCCGCCTATCCAGGCGATATTCTCGGCCTGCACAACCACGGCACCATCCGCATCGGCGACACCTTCACTCAGGGCGAGGACCTCACCTTCACCGGCATTCCCGACTTTGCGCCGGAACTGTTCCGCCGCGCCCGGTTGCGCGATCCCTTGAAGATGAAGGCGCTGCAAAAGGGCCTCGAACAACTCTGCGAGGAGGGCGCGACCCAGCTTTTTCGGCCGCTCAACAGCAACGATCTGATTCTGGGCGCGGTCGGCATCCTGCAATTCGACGTGGCCGCCTTCCGCTTGCGCAGCGAATACGGGGTCGAGTGCGGCTTCGAGAACGTCAACGTCATCACCGCCCGCTGGGTGAGCTGCGCCGACGACAAGCGCTTCGAGGAATTCAAAACCAAGCTCCACGACAATCTGGCGCTGGACCATCACGGCGAGCTGGTCTACATCGCCCCCAGCCGGGTCAACCTGCAACTGACGCAGGAGCGCTGGCCAGAGGTGCGTTTCGCCGCCACCCGCGAACATGGGCGACATTGAACGATGCGTCATGTCCTGCAACGCCTGGCCCGGCGTCTCTGCCAATGGCTGTTCCGGGTCGAACTGCGTGGCTGGGAGCACTATCCCCACCACGAACCCCGCCTGCTGATCGTCGCCAACCATGTGTCCTATCTGGACGGCATGCTGCTGGCGGCGTTCCTGCCGGATCTGCCGGTTTTCGTGATCAACACTCACGTTGCCCGGCACTGGTGGGTCAAGCCGTTCATCGCCATCACTCGCCACATTAGCGTCGATACCACCAACCCGCACTACTTGAAAACGCTGATCCAGCACATCCGGGCCGGTGAGCGGGTGGCGGTGTTCCCCGAGGGGCGACTCAGCCTCACCGGCGCGCTGATGAAAATTTACGAAGGACCGGCGCTGGCCGCCGACAAGGCCGACGCTGCTCTGTTGCCGGTGTATATCGACGGCGCGCAATACAGCCTGCTGTCGCGATTGGGTGAGATCGCCCGTCGCCGTCTGTTGCCGCGCATCCGCCTGACCATGCTGCCGCCGCGCCGACTGAGCGCCCCTCCCGGTAGCAGCCGCGTCCGCCGCCGGCAGCTCGGCCGGCAACTGGACGAGTTGATGGTCGAACTGGCCTATGCCGGGATGAACATCGATCAGCCGCTGTTCCTGGCGCTGTTGGAAGCCCGCGAGCGGCACGGCGACGGTCGCATCGTGCTGGAAGACGCCCAGCGGCAATGTCTCGATTTTCGTGCCTTGCTGACCCGTGCCTTCATCCTGGCCGAACTGCTGGAGTCGGATTGCGCGGGGCAGCGCAACGTCGGTCTGCTGTTGCCGAACGCCGCCACCGCGGTTGTCGCCCTCCTGGCCCTGCACCTGCGGGGTCAGGTGCCGGCGATCCTCAATTTCACCGCCGGGAGTCATGATCTGCTCGCCGCCTGCCGTACCGCCCAGGTGCGGACGGTCTGCACCTCGCGGGCCTTTGTCGCCGCCGCCAATCTGGACGCGCAAATCGCCGCGCTGGCGGCACAGCTTACCGTGCTGTTTCTGGAGGATTTACAGCCACGAGCGACTCTGCCGACGCGGCTGCGCGGTCTGCTGCGGGCGCGGCTGCCGGCCTGGAGTTTCCGGCGCCTGGCGGGGACGGTGCGGGCCGACGATCCGGCGGTGATTCTGTTCACCTCCGGTTCCGAGCGGGAACCCAAGGGGGTGACACTGAGCCATCGCAACCTGCTGGCCAACGTCGCCCAGGTCCGCGCCGTGTTCGACATCACCCCGCGCGACGTGGTTCTGAACACCTTGCCGCTGTTCCACGCCTTCGGCCTGACCGCCGCCACCCTGACCCCACTGCTGCTGGGCGCCCGAGTGATCCTCTACCCCTCTCCGCTGCACTACCACGTCATTCCGGAACTGGCCTACGAGTGCCATGTGACGGTGCTGTTCGGCACCAACACCTTCCTGATGGGCTACGGCCGCCACGCCGACCCTTACGATTTCTTCAACGTGCGGCTGGTGGTGATGGGTGCGGAAGCCTTGCGTGAGGAAACCCAGCGGCTGTGGGCCGAGAAATTCGGCCTCCGCATCAGTGAAGGTTACGGTTTGACCGAGACCAGCCCGGTGCTGGCCGTCAACAGCCGCCGCCACCATCGAAGCGGCACGGTCGGCAAACTGTTGCCGGGTGTTGAGCATTATGTGGAAACGGTGGAGGGCATCGACGACGGGGGACTGCTGTGCGTGCGGGGGGCAAACGTCATGCTGGGCTATATATCGCCCGAACAGCCGGGCCGGTTGCTCCCGCCGCGCACCGGACGCGGGCCGGGTTGGTACGACACCGGCGATATTGCACGGATCGACGCCGATGGTTTCGTGACCCTCCTCGGCCGGGTCAAGCGCTTTGCCAAATTGGGCGGCGAGATGATCTCGCTGGCCACGGTCGAGCAACTGGCCGCCGGCTGCTGGCCCGAGCATCAGCACGCCGCCCTCAGCCAACCGGACCCGGTCAAGGGTGAACGCATCGTGCTGCTCAGCACTCGCCAGGATGCCGATCGCCAGGAATTGATCGAGGCCGCGCGGCGCATGGGCCTGGGCGAGTTGTATATCCCCCGCCAAGTGTTGGCGGTACCGGAAATCCCCTTACTAGGTTCTGGCAAGTTCGACTATCCAGGCATCCGCCGGCTGGCGGAAGATTTAATGGCATAGGCAACTTGGGTGTGATGATGGGGTGAACAGCCGCGCTACCTCTAGCGAACCGTCGGAGTAAAGTTATACTTGTGACAGAAGTCTAGCTAATAGTGCGGCCATAGGTGATGAGGTGGATGCTGTCCAGCCAGTAAACCGCGTGCTAACCGCGCCGTGCCTCGTAGCGACAGGTGAGTTCCGGGGGAACGGCGAGATTGGTGGGATTTCCAGGGTGGCGAGGCCGCAATGAATGTTATACTGCTAACAAAGACCAGCTATATCAAATAGTTGCTGTTAGCCATCATGAATTCGGGTAGATATAAAGAAACTATATAATCACTTGTTTCGCGGACGCTTCGCGCCCGCGAAACGGGGCGGCGGATTGCAATCCGCTGCTTGCTTGGCGCTTCGCGCCGCACAACCACGCGGATCAAGCCGACATCGGCCGTCAAAGCCTTCGGCTTTTCCGTCCTCGCGGCTTATCCGCCGCCCCGTTAGCCAAGTACCGCAAGAAACTTTAACAGAAGGTTTTTTGGGCGTTGAGATTCTGAACGCACCGCTGAGAACCAATCATGCCAAAATCCATAGAGATGTTTCTGCGGATAGAAACAAGTTATCCCGGATGGGGAAACGGCCTTGAATGGCTTTCTCTTGAAGCATATCTTGATTTCTTAACAAAACAGCTACACGAAGCGGAACGATTATTCCGAGATAAAGCAGAACAAGAGTATAAAAAAGAATGCGATGATATTATTCGAATAAGTCGCGAGCAAGGCTTAGACCCTCGGGAGGATTTAGCCGTATTGCGCTATGAATATGACTCGCAAAAGAAAATTGAAGAACGCCATATTTCCGACAAAGCATGGTGTTCTTTTTTGCCGATAGTGTGGTCTGTTTTTGAAAAGCAATACTTGGAGTTTTTGTGCTGGGCGCACGACAAGAATAATCCCGGCAAAGAATTTAACAAACATAAGTACCGGAATAAAGGAAATTTAACTGAACAGCTACAATTTCTTTACGCAGATATCGGCATCGGAATTTTACAGGCGAATTGGGAATACCTGCGGGGCGTATATCTTCTGCGGAATGCGATTGTTCACGGAAATGGAAGTATTTGTGAGTTAAACAAAGAGCAAGATCGAACTGACCTTCTTTCATTTGTTGATTCGCATTCTAATTTGCACCGTGATGGGAAAATTATAGCTCTAGGCTCAGAGTTTGCGAAAGAATCATTTTCGGTTTGTCGGAGCACAATCAAGAAGCTTGACTCTTCTTTGATATCCCATTACTACGGAGAATAAGCGCGTGTAAAACTAGCTTTTTGGAAATAATAGCGAAATTGCTGGAAAACAAATACATCTAGCCTGCCACCGTAACGAGAACCCGGAGAGGAAGAGTGGAATATTTTGTAGCAGTTATTATATGGGGTCCTGGTGTTGTCTGGATAGTTCTGCGCTTGACGGGAGCTGTGAAGCCATTGCGGGGCGCTAGCGGAGATGGGGCGGATGAACTTGCGCGAGGAGGTGCTTGGTTGATTGGGCTTTTAGTAGGAATTTTTGGCACAGCATCGCTTTTATTATCCGTCTTTGGCACCATTGACGTTAGTACCGTATCAGGCTTTTTTGGCGGTCTCGTTATGGGCGGCCTATCCATATGGCTTGGTTATAAATTCGCAAACTGGTTAGTTTTCGGAAGCAACAATGCTGAAGAAGACAAGGAAAAATAGTTCAACTCACGAAGCGACTCAAGCGGTCTTTAAGATTAGGTCTCGTTATTTGCCAGTAACGGCGGCAATCGAAGCGAAAAAACCGGCTAACAAAAGGCTAAACCCGAGCGCATACTGCGCCGTCGAGCTATGGCGTTTTATTAAAGGTTATTGTACAGGACAAAAATAACTTGCTGAAAATTAAGATAAAAAATAACAGCTATTTTGAGGGTAGTAGGATCGCGAGGTTGCTGTTATCATAACTAATTGATTGATAACATTAATTCTAAAACAGGCGAGGTTAATTCCGTGAATTCCCTTTTTTAATACCCGGCACTTTGCAGAAATGCTTCATCATCATTTTCACTGGAACCGAGCGCGTATCTCTTGCATTGTCTATTTAATTATCGGAATCATCCAGATGGGAACGGTCAATCTCGCAAAGATTGCTGTCACCTTTCCTGGGCGTGCGCAACCGGCCTCTCATTACAAACGCCTTCAACGACTTTTTTGTCAATTTTCTCTAGACCTGAATCAAGTCGCCCGGTTCATTGCCAGTCTCATTCCTGTGCTTCAGTTCAAATTGACACTCGATAGAACCAATTGGAAATATGGTGATGTCAATATCAATTACCTTGTTTTAGGAGTCGTCTATCGCGGATCTGCTTTTCCTATACTATGGGTTGCTTTAGATAAAAAAGGCAACTCAAATACCCAAGAAAGAATAGCATTAATGAATCGATTCCTTACGATTTTCGGCCCGCAAATGATCGCCTGCTTGTTTGCGGATCGCGAGTTTATTGGGATTCAATGGTTTGGTTATCTTATTGAAAATCAAATTAAATTCGTAATACGCATCAAAAAGAATACGCAAATCTCTAACTCCCGAGGGGTCCCCGTCTCCGCCGAAAATCTTTTTCGAGGCCTACCCCGTGGCAGCGCTCTGGTTTTATCGGGCCAACGAACCGTGTGGGGGCACTCTCTTTATGTGATTGGTCTGAAAATGGCCAACGGTGAATTCGTTATTCTCGCAACGCAAGAACAACCGGAAACCGCGTTGGAAAATTATAAGGAACGCTGGCCGATCGAAACGCTTTTCATTTGCTTAAAAACTCGGGGATTCGATCTGGAATCCACCCATATAACTGACCCCCAGCGACTTGAAAAATGGATGGCTTTTCTCGCTATTGCATTTAGTTGGGCGCATATTATTGGTGAATGGCGCCATGAAATTAAACCGATCAAGATCAAAAAACATGGCCGTCCCACCCAAAGTCTTTTTCGCTATGGATTAGATTATTTGAGAAGTTGTTTATTTCATCACCAAGAATCCGCCCGGCAATACGCTTTTCATCAGGCACTGGAGTCGCTCTTTAAACGGTTGGGATCGAGCCCTCAAAATCGCTGTTTTCTACCTCTAACCAATACGCCACCCGGCAGAATTTTAACGTAAATTCATTTGGTTAGATGATTTTGTCCTGTACAATGACATGTACTTCATGGACAACAAGCAGCACAAACTGCCCCACATCCATGTCAAGTACCAAGATGATGAAGTCATCGTGCAAATCCCTGAAGGGAATGTGCTCGAAGGGAGCATCCCAAATTCAAAAATGAAATTGCTCCAAGCGTGGATAGAGCTGCATAAGGAAGAACTTGTCGCAAACTGGGAGCTTGCCGTTTCTGGCGAACAACCATACAAAATTGATCCGTTGAGGTAATGAATATGAACCCAAGGGTCAAGAGCGTTGCTGCCATCCCCGGTTACAAATTACGAATCAAGTTCAATAATGGTGAAGAGGGTATCTACGATTGTGGTCATCTGCTAGATTTCGGTGTCTTCAAGGAACTGAGAGACGTAAATTATTTCAAGCAGGCAAAGGCATGGGACGGAACGGTCATGTGGCCTCATGAGCAAGATATCTGCCCTGATACGCTGTACCTGGATTCAATGAAAAATGCCGAACAAGGCGCTTAACTCGGACCGCTTTTGTCGCTGCGCTCCTCAAGCGGCCGGTTAGCGCCCGCAACAACGGGGCGGCGGATTCCAATCCGCTGGTTGCTTGGCGCTTCGCGCCGCACCAGCACGCGGATCAAGCCGACATCGGCCGTCAACACCTTCGGCTTTTCCGTCCTCGCGGCTTATCCGCCGCCCCGTTAGCTGCAGAAAACCCTGATTGACGTTTTAGCGTCTTAACGCTACTCTGAGGGTCGGAGGTGCATTGCTATGAGCGAAATGTCCAAAAGATCCACGGTTTACTTCGAACCAGAAATCCATCACGCCTTGCGGGTTAAGGCCGCAAATACGCACCAATCCGTCTCTGAGGTGGTGAACGAGGCGGTTCGGATGGCCCTGCGTGAAGATGCCGAAGATTTGAGCGTGTTCGAAGAGCGTGCCAAAGAGCCAACGCTGAGCTACGAGGCCCTGCTGAAAAATTTGAAATCGCATGGCAAGTTATGATCTCGTATTCAAGAAATCCGTCGCGAAAGATTTCCGGAGCATCCCCAAAAAGGATGTTTTGCGCATCC
Proteins encoded in this window:
- a CDS encoding DUF2442 domain-containing protein; amino-acid sequence: MNPRVKSVAAIPGYKLRIKFNNGEEGIYDCGHLLDFGVFKELRDVNYFKQAKAWDGTVMWPHEQDICPDTLYLDSMKNAEQGA
- a CDS encoding peptide chain release factor 3; translation: MTTFLDQLKRRRTFAIISHPDAGKTTLTEKLLLFGGAIQMAGTIKGRKATRHATSDWMALEQQRGISVTSSVMQFPYRDRIVNLLDTPGHEDFSEDTYRTLTAVDSALMVIDCARGVEERTIKLMEVCRLRDTPIFTFINKLDRDGREPIELLDEVEDILKIRCAPITWPIGMGRELKGVYHLEQDFIHFYDPSRDGRINTGHIIQGLDTPAVDQELGADRANALREEIELVRGASHAFEFDDYRAGRLTPVFFGSALTNFGVQEMLDGFVENAPSPRPSVAATREIAPEEEAFTGFVFKIQANMDPQHRDRIAFLRVCSGAYQPGMKLRHVRLGREVKIADALTFMAAEREHAEAAYPGDILGLHNHGTIRIGDTFTQGEDLTFTGIPDFAPELFRRARLRDPLKMKALQKGLEQLCEEGATQLFRPLNSNDLILGAVGILQFDVAAFRLRSEYGVECGFENVNVITARWVSCADDKRFEEFKTKLHDNLALDHHGELVYIAPSRVNLQLTQERWPEVRFAATREHGRH
- a CDS encoding AMP-binding protein, with translation MRHVLQRLARRLCQWLFRVELRGWEHYPHHEPRLLIVANHVSYLDGMLLAAFLPDLPVFVINTHVARHWWVKPFIAITRHISVDTTNPHYLKTLIQHIRAGERVAVFPEGRLSLTGALMKIYEGPALAADKADAALLPVYIDGAQYSLLSRLGEIARRRLLPRIRLTMLPPRRLSAPPGSSRVRRRQLGRQLDELMVELAYAGMNIDQPLFLALLEARERHGDGRIVLEDAQRQCLDFRALLTRAFILAELLESDCAGQRNVGLLLPNAATAVVALLALHLRGQVPAILNFTAGSHDLLAACRTAQVRTVCTSRAFVAAANLDAQIAALAAQLTVLFLEDLQPRATLPTRLRGLLRARLPAWSFRRLAGTVRADDPAVILFTSGSEREPKGVTLSHRNLLANVAQVRAVFDITPRDVVLNTLPLFHAFGLTAATLTPLLLGARVILYPSPLHYHVIPELAYECHVTVLFGTNTFLMGYGRHADPYDFFNVRLVVMGAEALREETQRLWAEKFGLRISEGYGLTETSPVLAVNSRRHHRSGTVGKLLPGVEHYVETVEGIDDGGLLCVRGANVMLGYISPEQPGRLLPPRTGRGPGWYDTGDIARIDADGFVTLLGRVKRFAKLGGEMISLATVEQLAAGCWPEHQHAALSQPDPVKGERIVLLSTRQDADRQELIEAARRMGLGELYIPRQVLAVPEIPLLGSGKFDYPGIRRLAEDLMA
- a CDS encoding DUF4160 domain-containing protein, translated to MYFMDNKQHKLPHIHVKYQDDEVIVQIPEGNVLEGSIPNSKMKLLQAWIELHKEELVANWELAVSGEQPYKIDPLR
- a CDS encoding IS4 family transposase, whose protein sequence is MLHHHFHWNRARISCIVYLIIGIIQMGTVNLAKIAVTFPGRAQPASHYKRLQRLFCQFSLDLNQVARFIASLIPVLQFKLTLDRTNWKYGDVNINYLVLGVVYRGSAFPILWVALDKKGNSNTQERIALMNRFLTIFGPQMIACLFADREFIGIQWFGYLIENQIKFVIRIKKNTQISNSRGVPVSAENLFRGLPRGSALVLSGQRTVWGHSLYVIGLKMANGEFVILATQEQPETALENYKERWPIETLFICLKTRGFDLESTHITDPQRLEKWMAFLAIAFSWAHIIGEWRHEIKPIKIKKHGRPTQSLFRYGLDYLRSCLFHHQESARQYAFHQALESLFKRLGSSPQNRCFLPLTNTPPGRILT
- a CDS encoding CopG family transcriptional regulator → MSEMSKRSTVYFEPEIHHALRVKAANTHQSVSEVVNEAVRMALREDAEDLSVFEERAKEPTLSYEALLKNLKSHGKL
- a CDS encoding SEC-C domain-containing protein; the protein is MNADSACPCGSGKTYVACCGPYLDHGQRPATAETLMRSRYSGYVLAREGYLRRSWHESTRPETLDLSGKAGTVNWLGLKIVRVEAGGSDDTRGVVEFVARYKVGGKAHRLHETSRFVREEGQWFYLDGTPHARECSNLRRG
- a CDS encoding cyclase family protein encodes the protein MTDYLDISLTISPDLPHWPGSPAIELSRRRDMDRGDPVNDSTLVCGVHTGTHVDAPLHFLADGADVTHLSLEALIGPAVVAELPDVEVIAARDLEALKLPADTRRLLLRTRNSAIWQRGDREFRTDFVALTVDAAQWVVARGIRLIGVDYLSVQIFGGDPKTHIALLQAGVVIVEGLNLAQVAPGNHELICLPLKLAGAEGAPARAVLRKLPG